Within Vicia villosa cultivar HV-30 ecotype Madison, WI linkage group LG1, Vvil1.0, whole genome shotgun sequence, the genomic segment ATGGTCCTGGAGATTCTTGCAAGAGAAGAATACAAATTTGGAGTGATATTATGAAAGAAAGATATGGGGACGTAAGGAAGAGGCTTTGGGGAGGTGAAGCCAATAATCCAAGCCAGAAAGAATCAATCTGGTGGAGGGACATAATAGAGCTGAGTGAGGATTTGAATGGAGCCACTTCTAAAATAAGGGCTAAGCTTGGAGATGGAAAACAAATTCTGTTTTGGAAACACGACTGGCTCGGGGGTAGCACATTAGCAACTGCTTTTCCTAATCTATATGAACAAGTTATGTCTAAAGAATTTGAGGTATACAAAGTGGGGGACTGGATTGCAGGTGACTGGTTCTGGAATTTGAGGCAAGGAGAGAAGGTGTTTGGAAGGGAGGCATTGGAAGAATTTAATGAGCTGATGGTGTTGTTAACAGGCATTAGGCCGACAGTCAACAACCAAGATCTGTTTATTTGGCCTTATGAAAACCACAGGTGCTATACGGTAAGATCATGTTACGAGATTATGAATGATAATAGAAATACTGAAATGCTGGATGCAGGTGTTATGGAAGGACTGAATAGTATTTGGAGGGCTTATGTACCATCTAAATTAAAGATGTTTGGTTGGAGAATGCTTAGGGACAAACTGCCTTCGAGGAAGCAATTGCTAAAGAGGCACATAATCCACCAACTGAATGAATCTCTGTGTGTGTTTTGTCAAGAGCAGGAAGAAGATATAAACCATGTGATATTGCACTGTTCTAAAGTTGAATGGCTATGGAGGAAAGTATCTGCCTGGCTGGAGATACAAAAACCAGATGAGGAGGCTTGTTGGAATCACTTGCTAAGCTGTGAGGAAGCACTTAAAGGAAAGATAGGAAGAGAGAGAGGGGCAACAATATGGCTTACGAGTTGCTGGGCATATGGAAGCATAAGAATGATATCTTGTTTAATGGGGTTGTTCTGGACATGGAACAAGTTTTCTTTTCTATTCTACGATACTCATGGTGGTGGCTAGTCATAACTTCTAAGAATAGAATCAATTGCACCTTTTATGAATGGATTCAAAACCCTTCATTATGTATTTGAAAATATTCTTGGTGGCTTGGttatttttttaccttttattattttgtaagggttggagtacccctagtactcctaTTCTTAATATAAGATTTGcttatggaaaaaaataataataatttagtacaGAAGAATAGAGAGTATATTTCAATTCAtgctataaaatataatataagtagaaatattatattttgttaccatactatttattttatttgtgatAAAGTCTATTAATAAAATGTAGATTTTTTTATTAGAGTAttgttttttttaagttttaaaataaaagatatttttttaaatcaattctgTTGGTAGCTGTGTAAAAATATTAGACGTACAAAGGCAAGTTATGAGCATGGATTCGAACATGTCACATTCTACTTGTTTATCTTTAAAGAATGAATTTCAAtcactaaattataaaataaaataatttaaaatagattaataCGCTaagtaatatttttaaaattttaactcaaACCGTCTAATTtaatcttatttatt encodes:
- the LOC131644827 gene encoding uncharacterized protein LOC131644827, producing MKERYGDVRKRLWGGEANNPSQKESIWWRDIIELSEDLNGATSKIRAKLGDGKQILFWKHDWLGGSTLATAFPNLYEQVMSKEFEVYKVGDWIAGDWFWNLRQGEKVFGREALEEFNELMVLLTGIRPTVNNQDLFIWPYENHRCYTVRSCYEIMNDNRNTEMLDAGVMEGLNSIWRAYVPSKLKMFGWRMLRDKLPSRKQLLKRHIIHQLNESLCVFCQEQEEDINHVILHCSKVEWLWRKVSAWLEIQKPDEEACWNHLLSCEEALKGKIGRERGATIWLTSCWAYGSIRMISCLMGLFWTWNKFSFLFYDTHGGG